The Deinococcus ruber genome segment ACAGCTGCGGTGAGTGCACTGAAGGCCACTGCAGGCGTGGTGCTGCTGCTTGATGCGGCAGGCGACACGCTGGTGGTCGCGGGCGCCCAGAGCGCTCAGGAACCGGGCATCTGGCAGGACAGTTCCGTCGACAGCGGCGTCCCTGCCGGCGACGCTCTGGCACAGCGTCAGCCGCTGTTTTTCGAGCATCCGGGGGCGTTGGCCGCCGCGTATCCCGATCTGGAAGCAGCGAGCGGCGCGGCCGCGCCCGCGGCGTGTGCTGTCCTGCCGATGGTTCTGGACGGACAGCCGCTCGGCAGCATCCTGCTCGATTTCGACCACGCGCACGAGTTCACCGCTGCCGAACAGCGCTTCCTTCAAATCGTGGCCGCTCAGTGCAGTGTGGCCCTCGGACGCTCGACCGTCCTGACGCAGCTCCAGCAGCAGATTCTGGCCAATGGAGCGCTAAACGCCTTTACACGCTTTACCCAGGCGGCGGCAGACACCACCGAATTCACCGTGCTGGTCAGCCAGGCTGTCGAGGTTCTCCGGGCAACGATTGGCGACGTGAGCGTGGCGTATTACGAGCTGCATCAGGGCACCTGGCAGGCCAGGGCGCTGTCCGACGATCTCAGCCCCGAGCATCTCAAGCTGATCTCTGCCGGATTCCCCGAGAACACGCCACGCTTCGCCAACGCTGTGCGCGCCGGGCAACTACAGTTTGTTTCGGGCTGGCGACCCGTCGAGGCGGGCTTTCCGGAAGAGCCGCGGTACGGTGCCCTCGCGTCGTATCCGTACCTTCCCGAATCGTCGTTTCCCAGGCTGCTGTCGGTCGGGGCCAAAAACAAGGTGAGCTGGTCAGATCAGGAACAGGCCATTGTGCGGGCAGTTGGCCGCACCCTCGGCCTGGCACTGGAACGGGCGCTCCAGACCCAGGAGCTTCAGGAGGAGCGGGCCGGGCTGGACGCCTTCGTGGCGTTTGCCGAAGCTGCGGGCACCAAAACAGACACGCTCGCCCTGATCCGGCAGGCCAGCACCGTGCTGAGAGCCACCCTCGAACAGGTGAGCGTGGCGTACTACGAGCTGGAAGATGGGCTGTGGAAGGCCCGCGTCTGGACGGACGACGTGCCCGCCGACGTGGTGCGCGACATCCAGGCCGGGATTCCTCAGGACGCGCCGAACTTTCTGGAGGCGGCCCAGTCGGATTCTGCCGTGTTTGTCGACGGGTGGAAGGCCGAAGAGAACCACGTGTCGAGCGCCACCGTCTACGGCGCGGTGGCCCTAGTGCACATCGGAACAGGGGAGAGGCCACGGCTCTTCACGCTGGGCACCGTTCATGCACGGGCCTGGACAGCGCGCGAGCGGGCCAGCGTCCGGGCCGTTGGACGCAGCCTGACGCTGGCACTCGAACGCGCAGACCTGTCAGCGCAGCTTGAACGGCGCACCCGTCAGATCGAGGAGAGCGCCCGGGCCCAGGAAGCGTTCGTGGCCTTTACCGAGGCAGTGGGGTCTGAAACAGACGTACTGACGCTGGCCCGCCAGGCGATCCAGGTGATGCAGGCGCAGCTTCCAGAAGTCGGAGTCGCCTATTACCAACTGGAAGATCAGGTGTGGAAGGGGGCGGTGTGGTCAGACGATGTTCCCCCGGAAGTGGCCGATCAGCTTCGCCTGGGCGTACCTGCCGACAGCCCCAACTTCTCTCACGCAGTCCGCACCGGCGCGGCCCTGTTCGCCAACCGCTGGGACGCACACGCCGACCAGCTGGCACAGGCGACCATGTACGGCGCGGCGGCGTTCGTTCCGCTGATCGTGGATGGGCAGGCGCACGCCATGTTCGCCGTCGGAAAGCGCACCGGCACGCTCTGGACCGTGCGTGAACAGGGCATCATCCGGGCGCTGGGAAGAAGCCTGGGGCTGGCGCTGGAACGAACCGAGTACGCCCGCCAGCTTGAGGTTCAGAAGGCTGTGGTCGACAGCCGAAATCAGGCGCTGGAGGCATTCGCTCAGCTCACCCGCGACATCGCCAACGAAACCGACCGCTACGCCCTGATTCAGCGGACGCAGGAACTTGTCCTCTCGCTGCTGTCACCCGGCTACGCACTGTACTGGGAACGAGCAGGCGACCGGTGGCAGTTGAAATCTCAGGTCGGTGATATCGGTCATCCGGCTCTTCAGCGCCTGGTGGATGAAGAAGGGCTTCCCTTCGAGGCCCCCACGCTGCACTTCACCTGGACGACCGGCAGGCCGCTGTATCAGGATCAGTACGCTCAGGGCGCCGACACTCCCGCCGACCTGATCCGGCACGTTCATGCCGCCGCGTCTCTGCGTCTGAATGTTCACGGGGTTCCGGTGGGCATGCTGGCGATTGGTCTGTTCGATCAGCGCCGCTGGAATTCGGCAGACCGGGCGGTGCTGGAAACGACCATTTCAAGTCTGGGCCTCGCGCTGGAACGGGCGCAGGGGCTGGCCGAACTGGCGAAGCGCACGACTGAACTGGAACAGAGCAATCAGGATCTCTCTGCGGCCAACGAGGAACTGGAGGCGTTCACCTACAGCGCGTCTCACGACCTGCGAACACCCGTCAGGCACGTGATGGGCTTTGCGGAACTGGCCCTGAAGGCGCTGCAAAAAGGGCAATACGACAAGGTGGCGCAGCATCTGGAGGTCGTCAAGCAGGCGGCTGGGCGGATGACGTCACTGATCGACGGCATGCTGGTGCTGTCACGCTCGGGGCGTCAGGAACTGAACGTGCAGTGGACCGATCTGAATGCCCTGGTGACGCAGGCACAGCGCGACGTCGCGGCGGAATTTTCGAACCAGCCGGTGCAGTGGCACATCGAACCGCTGCCGCGTATTCAGGGCGATCCGCTGCTGCTGCAGCAGGTACTGACCAACCTGCTGAGCAACGCGGTGAAATACTCGGCCAAGCGCGACGTGTCCGACATCCGGGTGTGGGCGGAAGAGCGGCCCGCAGAATGGGCGATTCACGTGCAGGACAACGGCGTCGGCTTCGATGCCAGATACGCCAGAAAACTGTTCGGCATCTTCCAGCGGCTGCATCACGAACGCGACTTTCGCGGCACCGGGGTCGGGCTGGCAACGGTACGGCGAATCGTGCTGAAGCACGGCGGGCGCGTCTCTGCCGAGAGTCACGTCAACAGCGGAGCCACCTTCAGCTTTACGCTGCCCAAATCAGGCTGACTCAACCAGCGCGCGGTGCCGAGCCGTCTGCGGCACTGAACAGTTGGCGTGGCGTTCAAGGACTGCTGTGCCCGAGCATCTGACAGAAGAAGAGCGCTGAAAATAGGCGGAAAGGCCGTTCGGGACGCCGTTCCTACTCCCTGTCCTCACGGGTAGGAACCCTGTTCCTTCCTGCGCCCACGTCCGCGAACTGCTCCGGAACAGCACCCGCCGATGCCGCGCCCTCCAGAGAACTGCGCTGGCAGCCACCCGTTTAGCTGGCTACCCGACATGCTGATCGCGCGTCCAATGATCGTTATCACAAAATAATGATGACATACGGTGCGTCCGGTGAAGTTCAGATCATTTAGCCTGGATAAAAAAGGCGACTGCGCTGAAGTTATACCTTATGACAGGCCATCAGTATTCAGCCGTGACGCTGGACGCTGGTAAGGAGTGCAAATGTCGATACCCAATCTCTCACGTCTGCTTCAAAACGATGCAGACCGTCTTGTACAGGAATGGCTGACTGCGCAGCTTGACGCGGGCACCTTTCGCCGCGACCTCCTCAGCGAAGGCGATCTTCGCAGAGATTCCCAGGCGTTTTTCACCGCCTTCCTGCAGGCCCTGGAGGCCGGCACCACGCCGACTCCAGAAGGCCCTGCGTGGGAAGAAGTCAGAGCTGTGCTCGGCAGCCTTTCGAAAACCCGGGCTGCACAGGGCTTTACCGCCAGCGAGGTCGCCACCTTCGTGTTGTCGCTCAAGCAGCCGCTCTTCCGCCGACTGTTCACGGCGATGTCAAGTTCGCCCGAGCAGCTTCAGGAAGACCTGTGGACCACCACCGTTGTGCTCGATCAGTTGGGCCTGTACACCCTGGAGATCTACCAGCGTTCGCGGGAAGACATCATCTTACGGCAGCGGCAGGAACTGCTCGAACTGTCCACGCCGGTCGTGAAGGTCTGGCAGGGCATCGTGGCCCTGCCGCTGATCGGCACGCTCGACAGTGAGCGCACGCAGGTGGTGATGGAATCGCTGCTCGAACGCATCGTCGAGACGGAATCAACGGTGGCGATCATCGACATCACGGGCGTGCCGACCGTCGATACGCTCGTCGCCCAGCACCTGCTCCGTGCGGTGGCTGCCGCCCGCCTGATGGGGGCCGAGTGCATCATCAGCGGCATCCGGCCACAGATCGCGCAGACCATCGTTCATCTGGGCATCGACCTGTCGAGCGTGACCACCAAAGCCAATTTCGCCGATGCCATCTCCCTGGCCCTGACACGCAGCGGGTTCCAGGTGACGCGGGCACGTCCCCAGTAGAGCGCCTGCGATGGACCGTATTCCAATTCTTAAACTCGGTGACTGCCTGATCGTCAGCCTGCACGTCGATCTGCATGATCGTCTGGCCCTGACCCTGCAGGACGACCTTGCCAACCGGGTGGTCAGCACCGGCGCGAGGGGCGTGCTGATCGATATTTCCGGGCTGGACATGGTGGATTCGTTCATCGGACGGGTGCTGGGCAACATCGCCACCCTCTGCCAGGTGCTCGACGCAGAAACCGTCATCGTCGGGCTTCGGCCTGCGGTGGCCATCACACTGGTCGAACTCGGCGTTACCTGGACGCACGTCCGCACGGCGCTGAACATCGAACGTGGTATGGCGCTCCTCCAGCACCACGTCAGCCTGACGGCCCCTGAGGAGACCCGTGACGACCCTGACGACGCCCAGAGGTGAAGTGCTTCCGGTGCAGAGTGAAGACGACGTCGTGCGGGTCAGGCAGGCGGTGCGGCAGTGTGCCCTGGCAGTCGGGTTCAGTCTGGTCGATCAGACCAAGCTGGTCACGGCTGCATCGGAACTGGCCCGCAACGTCCTGGTCCACGGGCACGGAGGACAGGTGCGCCTCGACGTGCTGGCCTCGCCGCGCATCGGCATCCAGCTGGTCTTCGAAGACCACGGGCCGGGCATTCCCGATCTCGACCGCGCCCTCCAGGAAGGCTTCAGTACCGGGGGCGGGCTGGGGCTGGGCCTGAGCGGTTCGCGGCGACTGATGAACGAATTCAGAATCCAGAGCCAGCCTGGAGACACCAGGGTGACCGTGATCAAATGGAAAGCGTGAACACACGGCACCAGGGGGCCCGATGCGTCCAACCGTAAGCCTTCAGGTGCTCGAACAGAGTGGCGTGGGCGAGGCCAGACGCACAGCTGCCGAGCTGGGGCTGATGCAGGGCCTGTCGAAAACGCGCTGCTCAGACCTCGCCATCGTCGTGACCGAACTCGCGTCCAACCTCGTGAAGCACACGCCCGGCGGAGGAACGCTGCTGCTGAACAGTCGGCCCGGCACCGTCGAGATTCTGACACTCGACCGCGGCCCCGGCATCTCGCGGATGGGTGAGGTGCTGCGCGACGGCTATTCCACCGCAGGCAGCGCGGGAACAGGGCTGGGCGCGGTGTCGCGGCTCTCCGAAGACTTCGACGTGTATACCGCGCCGGGTGCGGGCAGCGTGGTATATGCCCGCCTCACAGAGCCGCTGGGCGACCTCGCCAGCGTGCCGTCCGGCTTCGACATCGGAGCTGTGCAGACCACGTATCCGGGAGAGACAGTCTGCGGAGACGACTGGACGTACTCTGCCGGACAGACGATGCTGAAACTGATGATGGTGGACGGGCTGGGGCACGGGCTGGGGGCCCATGAAGCGGCGCGGACCGCCGTCGCGGCCTTTCCCCAGAGCAGCCACCTGCGGCCCGCCGAGACTCTGACGCACATCCATCAGGCCCTGCGGAGTACCCGTGGCGCTGTGGGTGCGGTTGCCGCCATTGATGTCAGCGCCGGGACCGTGCAGTTTGCCGGCGTGGGCAATGTGAGCGGCGTGGTGCTGGACGCGGCCCAGCGGCGCGGCCTGATGTCGCATAACGGCACGCTCGGCCAGGAAACACGCACCGTGCAGACGCAGGAAGTGCCCTGGACACCGCCGTCTGTGCTGGTGGTGCATACCGACGGGCTGACGAACCGCTGGGATGTCTCGTCGGCCCCCGGCCTGCTGCGGCGGCGCTCCGCGGTGATCGCCGGGGTGCTGTACCGCGATTACGCCCGCGAGCGCGACGACGCCACCGTCGTGGTCATCAAGGCCGCGCCATGAACGCGGTGCTGCTGACCCTGCCCGTGGCAAACGAGCAGCACGTGGCCGAGGCCCGGTCGTATGGCCGTCAGCTGGCGGCGATCCTGGGATTTGGCGTCCAGGATCAGACGCGGGTGGCAACGGCGGTGTCAGAGCTGGTCCGCAACGCGCTAGTCTACGCCGGGCGCGGAACGATCGAGTACGGCACCGATCTGGAGGCGCAGCAGCTGACGGTGCAGGTCAGCGATCAGGGGCCGGGCATCGCGTCGCCCACAGACGTGCTGTCGGGCCACTACGTCTCGACCACTGGCATGGGCCGGGGACTGTCCGGCACGCGCCGCCTGATGGA includes the following:
- a CDS encoding GAF domain-containing protein — encoded protein: MFEPSALGIPAHLSLSEHLQHVTQTLAATTVQEDVLRTVLTAAVSALKATAGVVLLLDAAGDTLVVAGAQSAQEPGIWQDSSVDSGVPAGDALAQRQPLFFEHPGALAAAYPDLEAASGAAAPAACAVLPMVLDGQPLGSILLDFDHAHEFTAAEQRFLQIVAAQCSVALGRSTVLTQLQQQILANGALNAFTRFTQAAADTTEFTVLVSQAVEVLRATIGDVSVAYYELHQGTWQARALSDDLSPEHLKLISAGFPENTPRFANAVRAGQLQFVSGWRPVEAGFPEEPRYGALASYPYLPESSFPRLLSVGAKNKVSWSDQEQAIVRAVGRTLGLALERALQTQELQEERAGLDAFVAFAEAAGTKTDTLALIRQASTVLRATLEQVSVAYYELEDGLWKARVWTDDVPADVVRDIQAGIPQDAPNFLEAAQSDSAVFVDGWKAEENHVSSATVYGAVALVHIGTGERPRLFTLGTVHARAWTARERASVRAVGRSLTLALERADLSAQLERRTRQIEESARAQEAFVAFTEAVGSETDVLTLARQAIQVMQAQLPEVGVAYYQLEDQVWKGAVWSDDVPPEVADQLRLGVPADSPNFSHAVRTGAALFANRWDAHADQLAQATMYGAAAFVPLIVDGQAHAMFAVGKRTGTLWTVREQGIIRALGRSLGLALERTEYARQLEVQKAVVDSRNQALEAFAQLTRDIANETDRYALIQRTQELVLSLLSPGYALYWERAGDRWQLKSQVGDIGHPALQRLVDEEGLPFEAPTLHFTWTTGRPLYQDQYAQGADTPADLIRHVHAAASLRLNVHGVPVGMLAIGLFDQRRWNSADRAVLETTISSLGLALERAQGLAELAKRTTELEQSNQDLSAANEELEAFTYSASHDLRTPVRHVMGFAELALKALQKGQYDKVAQHLEVVKQAAGRMTSLIDGMLVLSRSGRQELNVQWTDLNALVTQAQRDVAAEFSNQPVQWHIEPLPRIQGDPLLLQQVLTNLLSNAVKYSAKRDVSDIRVWAEERPAEWAIHVQDNGVGFDARYARKLFGIFQRLHHERDFRGTGVGLATVRRIVLKHGGRVSAESHVNSGATFSFTLPKSG
- a CDS encoding STAS domain-containing protein, producing MSIPNLSRLLQNDADRLVQEWLTAQLDAGTFRRDLLSEGDLRRDSQAFFTAFLQALEAGTTPTPEGPAWEEVRAVLGSLSKTRAAQGFTASEVATFVLSLKQPLFRRLFTAMSSSPEQLQEDLWTTTVVLDQLGLYTLEIYQRSREDIILRQRQELLELSTPVVKVWQGIVALPLIGTLDSERTQVVMESLLERIVETESTVAIIDITGVPTVDTLVAQHLLRAVAAARLMGAECIISGIRPQIAQTIVHLGIDLSSVTTKANFADAISLALTRSGFQVTRARPQ
- a CDS encoding STAS domain-containing protein, which gives rise to MDRIPILKLGDCLIVSLHVDLHDRLALTLQDDLANRVVSTGARGVLIDISGLDMVDSFIGRVLGNIATLCQVLDAETVIVGLRPAVAITLVELGVTWTHVRTALNIERGMALLQHHVSLTAPEETRDDPDDAQR
- a CDS encoding anti-sigma regulatory factor, which encodes MTTLTTPRGEVLPVQSEDDVVRVRQAVRQCALAVGFSLVDQTKLVTAASELARNVLVHGHGGQVRLDVLASPRIGIQLVFEDHGPGIPDLDRALQEGFSTGGGLGLGLSGSRRLMNEFRIQSQPGDTRVTVIKWKA
- a CDS encoding SpoIIE family protein phosphatase encodes the protein MRPTVSLQVLEQSGVGEARRTAAELGLMQGLSKTRCSDLAIVVTELASNLVKHTPGGGTLLLNSRPGTVEILTLDRGPGISRMGEVLRDGYSTAGSAGTGLGAVSRLSEDFDVYTAPGAGSVVYARLTEPLGDLASVPSGFDIGAVQTTYPGETVCGDDWTYSAGQTMLKLMMVDGLGHGLGAHEAARTAVAAFPQSSHLRPAETLTHIHQALRSTRGAVGAVAAIDVSAGTVQFAGVGNVSGVVLDAAQRRGLMSHNGTLGQETRTVQTQEVPWTPPSVLVVHTDGLTNRWDVSSAPGLLRRRSAVIAGVLYRDYARERDDATVVVIKAAP